Within the Candidatus Zixiibacteriota bacterium genome, the region AAGTCAAAGTGACCAAGCTGGACGTTGATTCCAACAACCAGACCGCCGGTAAATATAACATTATGTCGATTCCATCATTGTTGATCTTCCAGAACGGCGAGGTGGTCGACCAAATCGTCGGCGCTGTGCCCAAAGCTCAGTTGACCGACCGGTTGCAGAAGGTGCTGGCTTAGTCTGCTGGATTGTGTCAGGAGCGCAAGGCTCCTGACCTACACAGGCAAGCCTGTTTTTTGCGTTTCGCCTGATGAATCACATTTTGCGCCTCGCGCCCTACGGCCTCACGCTGAGCGCTCACCAACTTCACCCTGAGCGAAGTCGAAGAGTGTCAGGAGCACAGGGCTCCTGACCAGCGGCCCTTTCTCTCCCCCTGAACAACCTGGATAATCTCCACGATACGGGAGCTTTTTGTCTGGAAATCCGTTTTAGAAAGTGGTAGTATGGTGTATAATAGACCGGAGCGAGTCCGGTCAGGAGTATCTGAATGAGTTGGCATGAGATTCTGTCCTGGGTCCTGGTCCTGGCCCTGGGTTTGCTCTTCTTGAAAGTGTTACCCCGTTTCGGCGGTGGCTGAGGGCCGAAAGTAGATTCTCTCCCGGAGGGAGATGAACAGGATAAGAAAAGTAACTAGGAAGCCGTTCAAGCGTACCATAAAGCTGATAGCTCTGCCCTGAATGGTTTAGCTTAAACAGCCGATATAAAGCACAATGAGACCTTTTCAGTTTCAAAGTCGGCCTAATCGTGGCTCAATG harbors:
- the trxA gene encoding thioredoxin encodes the protein MSKPIEITDDSFDAEVLQSDTPVIVDFWATWCGPCKMIAPILEEIATEYGDKVKVTKLDVDSNNQTAGKYNIMSIPSLLIFQNGEVVDQIVGAVPKAQLTDRLQKVLA